The proteins below are encoded in one region of Methanofollis aquaemaris:
- a CDS encoding glutamine synthetase family protein: MPADEVTALLERIKADNVKFIRLQFSDLQGQPKNVAIPPVQAEKALTDGISFDGSSIEGFARIEESDMVLKPDMATYTLLPWRKEEGRVARFICDVHLPDKRPFEGDPRQILKKVVADAARDGYEFNTGPELEFFLFKMINGRPSLEFQDHGGYFDLAPTDLAENVRRAIVLALTEMGFVVEASHHEVAKSQHEIDFKYGPALQTADNVVSFKFATKTIALMNDLHATFMAKPIYGINGSGMHTNCSLFKDGENVFYDPDAPRQLSETALHFIGGVLKHIRGITRIANPTINSYKRLVPGYEAPVYISWSASNRTALCRVPSPRGKSTRMELRSPDPTCNAYLTFAVILAAGMDGVRNRIEPPASADQNIFELSNEERQAAGIDTLPDNLLEANEYLLKDELLCSVLGNHVVENLTRLTEMEWDSYRSMVHPWEVEHYFYQH; encoded by the coding sequence ATGCCAGCCGATGAGGTTACAGCACTGCTGGAGAGAATCAAAGCAGACAACGTCAAATTTATCCGTCTGCAGTTTTCCGACCTCCAGGGGCAACCGAAAAATGTGGCGATCCCGCCCGTCCAGGCAGAGAAGGCCCTGACCGATGGCATCTCATTTGACGGCTCATCGATCGAGGGTTTTGCCAGGATCGAAGAGTCCGACATGGTGCTGAAGCCCGACATGGCGACCTACACCCTCCTCCCCTGGAGGAAGGAAGAAGGACGGGTCGCCCGTTTCATCTGTGACGTCCATCTCCCGGACAAGAGACCGTTCGAGGGCGACCCGCGGCAGATCCTCAAGAAGGTCGTGGCCGACGCGGCCAGGGACGGGTACGAGTTCAACACCGGACCTGAACTGGAATTCTTCCTCTTCAAGATGATCAACGGGAGGCCGTCCCTTGAGTTCCAGGACCATGGCGGGTATTTCGATCTCGCGCCCACCGACCTTGCCGAGAATGTGAGACGGGCCATCGTCCTCGCACTCACCGAGATGGGCTTTGTGGTCGAGGCCTCGCACCACGAGGTGGCCAAGAGCCAGCATGAGATCGACTTCAAGTACGGACCCGCCCTCCAGACGGCGGACAACGTGGTCTCCTTCAAGTTCGCCACCAAGACAATCGCCCTCATGAATGACCTTCATGCCACGTTCATGGCCAAGCCGATCTATGGGATCAACGGGAGCGGGATGCACACCAACTGTTCGCTCTTCAAGGACGGCGAGAATGTCTTCTATGATCCGGACGCACCGCGCCAGCTCTCTGAGACCGCCCTGCACTTCATCGGCGGTGTCCTGAAGCACATCCGGGGTATCACCAGGATCGCGAACCCCACCATCAACTCTTACAAGCGCCTGGTCCCCGGCTACGAGGCGCCGGTCTACATCTCATGGAGCGCCTCGAACCGGACGGCCCTCTGCAGGGTCCCCTCCCCCCGCGGCAAGTCCACCAGGATGGAACTGCGCAGCCCTGACCCGACCTGCAACGCCTACCTCACCTTTGCGGTGATCCTTGCTGCAGGGATGGACGGGGTGAGGAACAGGATCGAACCGCCGGCAAGCGCCGACCAGAACATCTTCGAGCTCTCGAATGAAGAGAGACAGGCCGCCGGGATCGACACCCTGCCCGACAACCTCCTTGAGGCGAACGAGTACCTGCTGAAGGACGAACTCCTCTGCTCGGTCCTGGGGAACCACGTCGTCGAGAACCTCACCAGGCTCACCGAGATGGAGTGGGACAGTTACCGTTCGATGGTCCACCCCTGGGAAGTGGAGCACTACTTCTACCAGCACTGA
- a CDS encoding PKD domain-containing protein, producing MYRCKQEHHTRAAALAVAVTLLCCVLVMPAAAEDTALGAAIDAPDLVWTTDTSTKAWTVDTEHAVKGGSSARSGPDLSWGDSKIETSVTGPGTLSFSWNVSSPSSDYYMFSIDSAEQKQISGTESVWTEESFEISAGEHTLTWTYHKGGMGVQNQNGGWLDAVTFAAGECTDFSANVTTGMAPLAVQFTDLSTGDVSGWDWDFGDGPDHATVKSPVHVYQDAGTYDVTLTVQKGGSPDTVKKTEFIEVVQARTLGDAVGASSLAWTTGGKATWGVDITDGVTDGDSARSGCLSSSGSTGINTTVSGAGTLSFDWKANIQYNSMFGSQGSLEFSIDGATSSDGNNYRKITATKDWAHESFDLGEGEHTLQWTYAAKMSDKPENGGWLDNVTFTPKAVPEPTTLKEALDAPNLEWTTDGAFEWTVDTENGVKGGGCARSGPLEYSYQESNLLTSVTGPGTFTFWWNVSSSTEEYYYFAIDEDENVISSINGTNHTWEECTAEIAPGKHTLKWCYFRFTDEPEGEDCGWVDNVSYTQHIATAFTANTTGGEAPLTVQFTDQSTGAITFRLWDFGDGTTSDEQHPVHTFEAGTYDVSLTVTRDGVEETETKTGYIHSVGEVTLAEALDAPDLAWTTGGNATWSVVKGPEYVGACAGKSAGALTCSQNSWVRTTVTGPCTLSFDWKVKPGKVYGMAMGRMEFAVDDADQYDDLYKKIQHGSDWYHETYHIGHGIHTVTWTYSTSTTDAEENGGWLDNVTYTYGGGEPVADFVTNVTEDRGMAPLAVQFADNSTGFPTAWSWDFGDDSAPATTERATHVYTNPGEYPVTLTVTNIVGKDADGKAVLGTDSVTKTMKVVKAISLGTAADAPDEFVWTTGGDAEWFTDLYCALKGGSSARSGVISSKENTSWIEATVTGPGVLTFNWNINSSATTYSGLLKFSANGVPVSEIKGTHDGKDWPGVYYEVPPGEQTFRWTYSNEYRYKENDCGHLDNVTYTSGAILPTAAFEANVTRAMAPATVQFNDTSAGCPTAWSWDFGDGATSDKRHPTHTFEEVREYTVTLTVTNDAGTSTTTQTITLVPFATLGEAVEAPDLEWSTGGDAPWFVDVDCVHIGTTSARSGAIGSSQESWLQANITGPGYLAFAWNVSSEPRHDYLRLYIDGEEEKNLFGFPENWTEEEYRLGFGTHAVRWVYEKDSTSDMMEDCGWVDNVTFTPVDDTDFVGNVTWGEVPLTVDFTGYTTGTATRWAWDFGDKESTVGRNQTHTYTTPGVYNVTLIVKKDTAPEGQMEVKNGYITVTPTFEEALDAEGLVWKTGGDAPWFVQLNESFTGGSCGQSGAIDERHQQSWIQTTVTGPKNLTFDWKVSSYKGYSMKSSDALNFSIDGEVQDEIAGTDEGWQRTTYTLARGEHTLRWVYEKRSYSSTTGENCGWLDNVTLTDIAPVISFAPAPAMVAAGTEREVAIVADHFPEGLKNISLTVSLENTHAEITGVTSASMADTLSYSGVPGTTVTLSARDDGNTIEAGAEDVVLATLKVKGLTDGTAGITVSDAVVYTDNSEETVVICRPGAIDVVGLSPLPGCTHIPGDGDGDGLFEDVNGDGTLNADDVRVYFEHFESIFSQKNPRVFDYNSNGRIDFDDVVTVHRAMETDRT from the coding sequence ATGTACCGATGTAAACAAGAACACCATACTCGCGCGGCCGCACTGGCCGTGGCCGTCACGCTCCTCTGCTGTGTGCTGGTCATGCCCGCTGCCGCCGAAGACACAGCCCTTGGGGCGGCAATCGACGCCCCAGACCTCGTATGGACGACCGACACCTCCACAAAGGCGTGGACGGTCGATACCGAACATGCCGTGAAAGGCGGAAGTTCTGCCAGGAGCGGGCCGGATTTAAGCTGGGGCGACTCGAAGATCGAGACCTCGGTCACCGGCCCAGGCACTCTCTCCTTCTCATGGAACGTCTCCTCCCCTTCGAGTGACTATTACATGTTCTCGATCGACAGTGCCGAGCAGAAGCAGATCTCCGGCACCGAGTCTGTCTGGACAGAGGAGTCTTTTGAGATCAGTGCCGGCGAGCACACCCTCACCTGGACCTATCACAAAGGGGGCATGGGCGTCCAAAACCAGAACGGCGGATGGCTCGACGCGGTCACCTTCGCAGCGGGAGAGTGTACCGACTTCTCCGCCAACGTCACCACCGGCATGGCACCCCTTGCCGTGCAGTTCACCGACCTCTCCACCGGCGACGTGAGCGGATGGGACTGGGACTTCGGCGACGGTCCAGACCACGCCACCGTGAAGAGTCCGGTCCATGTCTACCAGGACGCCGGCACCTACGATGTCACCCTGACCGTCCAGAAAGGTGGGTCTCCTGACACGGTCAAGAAGACAGAGTTCATCGAGGTCGTACAGGCCCGGACTCTCGGCGACGCTGTGGGCGCATCCTCCCTTGCCTGGACCACGGGCGGCAAAGCCACCTGGGGCGTCGACATCACGGACGGCGTGACAGATGGAGACAGTGCCAGAAGCGGTTGCCTCTCCAGCTCTGGGTCCACCGGGATCAACACCACAGTCAGCGGCGCCGGCACCCTCTCCTTCGACTGGAAGGCAAACATCCAGTATAACTCTATGTTCGGATCCCAGGGCAGCCTGGAATTCTCCATCGACGGTGCGACCTCATCTGACGGGAACAACTACAGGAAGATCACGGCGACTAAAGACTGGGCGCATGAGTCTTTCGACCTCGGCGAGGGCGAGCACACACTGCAGTGGACCTACGCGGCCAAGATGAGTGACAAACCCGAGAACGGCGGCTGGCTCGACAACGTCACCTTCACCCCGAAGGCGGTGCCAGAACCCACCACCCTCAAAGAGGCCCTCGACGCCCCGAACCTTGAGTGGACCACAGATGGAGCATTTGAATGGACGGTCGACACTGAGAACGGCGTGAAAGGCGGCGGCTGCGCACGGAGCGGTCCGCTTGAATACAGTTACCAGGAATCAAACCTCCTCACCAGCGTCACCGGCCCCGGCACCTTCACTTTCTGGTGGAACGTCTCCTCCAGCACTGAGGAATACTATTATTTCGCAATTGACGAAGACGAGAATGTCATTTCCAGTATCAATGGTACCAACCACACGTGGGAGGAGTGTACCGCTGAGATCGCACCTGGCAAGCACACCCTCAAGTGGTGTTACTTCCGGTTCACTGATGAGCCAGAAGGCGAGGACTGCGGTTGGGTCGACAATGTCTCCTACACCCAGCATATCGCCACCGCCTTCACTGCCAACACCACCGGCGGTGAAGCCCCGCTCACCGTGCAGTTCACCGACCAGAGCACCGGCGCGATCACCTTCAGACTCTGGGACTTTGGCGACGGCACCACCTCCGACGAGCAGCACCCGGTCCACACCTTCGAGGCCGGCACCTACGACGTCTCCCTGACCGTCACCAGAGACGGCGTGGAGGAGACCGAGACAAAGACCGGGTATATCCATTCGGTCGGCGAGGTCACCCTTGCCGAGGCCCTGGACGCCCCTGACCTCGCGTGGACCACCGGCGGCAATGCCACCTGGTCGGTCGTGAAGGGCCCAGAGTATGTCGGTGCCTGCGCCGGCAAGAGCGCCGGGGCACTGACCTGTAGCCAGAACTCCTGGGTCCGGACCACCGTCACCGGTCCCTGCACCCTCTCCTTTGACTGGAAAGTGAAGCCTGGCAAGGTATATGGGATGGCAATGGGCAGGATGGAGTTCGCAGTCGACGACGCCGACCAGTACGACGACCTCTACAAGAAGATCCAGCACGGCTCCGACTGGTACCATGAGACCTACCACATCGGCCACGGCATTCACACTGTCACCTGGACCTATTCAACATCCACAACCGACGCCGAGGAGAATGGCGGTTGGCTCGACAACGTCACCTACACCTACGGCGGCGGCGAACCGGTCGCGGACTTCGTCACCAACGTGACCGAGGACCGCGGCATGGCGCCCCTGGCCGTGCAGTTTGCCGACAACTCCACCGGCTTCCCGACCGCATGGTCCTGGGACTTCGGCGACGATTCGGCACCGGCCACCACGGAGCGGGCGACCCATGTCTATACCAACCCCGGCGAGTACCCGGTCACCCTGACGGTCACCAACATCGTCGGGAAGGACGCTGACGGCAAGGCCGTCCTCGGCACCGACAGCGTGACAAAGACGATGAAGGTCGTCAAGGCCATCTCGCTCGGCACTGCGGCCGACGCTCCCGACGAATTTGTCTGGACGACCGGCGGCGACGCCGAATGGTTCACTGACCTTTATTGTGCCCTGAAGGGCGGAAGTTCCGCGAGGAGCGGGGTCATCTCATCCAAGGAGAACACCTCCTGGATCGAGGCGACGGTCACTGGTCCGGGCGTGCTCACCTTCAACTGGAACATCAATTCCAGTGCCACCACCTACAGCGGGCTGCTGAAGTTCTCGGCCAACGGCGTCCCGGTCTCAGAGATCAAGGGAACCCATGACGGCAAAGACTGGCCTGGCGTATACTATGAAGTCCCGCCCGGCGAGCAGACCTTCAGGTGGACCTACTCCAACGAATACCGGTACAAAGAGAACGACTGCGGTCACCTCGACAATGTCACCTACACCTCGGGCGCCATCCTCCCGACGGCCGCCTTCGAGGCCAATGTGACGCGGGCGATGGCCCCGGCGACAGTGCAGTTCAACGACACCTCTGCAGGATGCCCTACCGCATGGTCCTGGGACTTCGGCGACGGCGCCACCTCTGACAAGCGGCACCCGACCCACACCTTCGAGGAGGTCAGGGAGTACACTGTCACCCTGACGGTCACCAACGACGCCGGCACCAGCACCACGACGCAGACCATCACGCTCGTCCCCTTCGCCACCCTCGGCGAGGCCGTCGAGGCCCCTGACCTGGAGTGGTCCACCGGCGGCGACGCCCCATGGTTCGTCGACGTCGACTGCGTCCACATCGGCACCACCTCGGCGCGGAGCGGCGCCATCGGCAGCAGCCAGGAGTCCTGGCTCCAGGCAAACATCACCGGCCCAGGCTACCTCGCCTTTGCCTGGAACGTCTCCTCTGAACCCAGGCACGACTACCTGAGACTCTACATCGACGGGGAAGAGGAGAAGAACCTCTTCGGTTTCCCTGAGAACTGGACAGAAGAAGAGTACAGGCTCGGGTTCGGCACGCACGCCGTCAGGTGGGTGTACGAGAAAGATTCCACCTCCGATATGATGGAGGACTGCGGCTGGGTCGACAATGTCACCTTCACGCCCGTAGACGACACCGACTTTGTCGGCAACGTCACCTGGGGCGAAGTCCCGCTCACCGTTGACTTCACCGGGTACACGACCGGCACCGCGACCCGCTGGGCCTGGGACTTCGGCGACAAGGAGTCGACGGTCGGCAGGAACCAGACGCACACCTACACCACGCCCGGTGTCTACAATGTCACCCTCATCGTGAAGAAGGACACCGCCCCTGAAGGCCAGATGGAGGTCAAGAACGGCTACATCACCGTCACCCCGACCTTCGAGGAGGCCCTCGACGCCGAAGGCCTCGTCTGGAAGACCGGTGGCGACGCCCCATGGTTCGTCCAGTTGAACGAGTCCTTCACCGGCGGGAGTTGCGGGCAGAGCGGCGCCATCGACGAGCGCCACCAGCAGTCATGGATCCAGACCACCGTCACCGGCCCCAAGAACCTCACTTTCGACTGGAAGGTCTCCTCCTATAAGGGCTACTCGATGAAGTCCTCAGACGCCCTCAACTTCTCCATCGACGGCGAAGTGCAGGACGAGATCGCCGGCACCGACGAAGGATGGCAGCGCACGACGTACACCCTGGCGAGGGGCGAGCACACCCTGCGGTGGGTGTATGAGAAGCGTTCATACAGCAGCACCACCGGGGAAAACTGCGGATGGCTCGACAACGTCACCCTCACCGATATCGCACCGGTGATCTCGTTTGCGCCGGCCCCGGCGATGGTCGCCGCCGGCACCGAGCGCGAGGTCGCCATCGTGGCGGATCACTTCCCTGAAGGCTTGAAGAACATCAGCCTCACAGTCAGCCTTGAGAATACGCACGCCGAGATCACCGGCGTGACCTCGGCCTCCATGGCGGACACCCTCTCGTACTCGGGTGTGCCAGGCACCACCGTCACTCTCTCCGCACGCGACGACGGCAACACCATCGAGGCAGGTGCCGAGGATGTCGTCCTCGCCACCCTGAAGGTCAAAGGTCTTACCGACGGCACAGCCGGGATCACGGTCAGCGACGCTGTGGTTTACACAGACAACAGCGAAGAGACTGTCGTAATCTGCAGGCCGGGCGCCATCGATGTCGTCGGCCTCTCGCCCCTCCCCGGATGCACGCACATCCCCGGCGACGGTGACGGCGACGGCCTCTTCGAGGACGTGAACGGCGACGGCACCCTGAACGCCGACGATGTCAGGGTCTACTTCGAGCACTTCGAGAGCATCTTCTCGCAGAAGAACCCGCGGGTCTTCGACTACAACAGCAACGGCCGGATCGACTTCGACGACGTCGTGACGGTCCACCGCGCCATGGAGACCGACAGAACATGA